The Claveliimonas bilis genome window below encodes:
- the pheT gene encoding phenylalanine--tRNA ligase subunit beta, with the protein MNTSLSWIKAYVPDLDVTAQEYTDAMTLSGTKVEGYEIMDADLDKIVIGQIDKIEKHPDADKLIICQVNIGTETIQIVTGAPNVKEGDKVPVVLAGGRVAGGHEPGSRVAGGIKIKKGKLRGVESDGMMCSIEELGSSKDMYPNAPESGIYIMPEDAEVGADAVKALGLDDVVFEYEITSNRVDCFSVVGIAREAAATFRKEFHPPVVTPTGNSEDVNDYIKVTVKDEELCPRYCARVVKNIKIGPSPEWMQRRLASVGIRPINNVVDITNYVMEEYGQPMHAYDLDTIAGHEIIVRRAENGEKFTTLDGQERQLDDSILMICDGEKSVGIAGIMGGENSMITDNVQTMLFEAACFDGTNIRKSSKKVGLRTDASGKFEKGLDPNNAQAAIDRACQLVEELGAGEVVGGMVDVYGTKREPVRVPFDADAINELLGTDIPKEDMLSYFKMIDLEYDENTNEVIAPTFRQDLLRLADLAEEVARFYGYDNIPTTLPKGEATTGKLSFKLRIEEVARNIAEFCGFSQAMTYSFESPKVFDKLLLPEDSELRKAVEIMNPLGEDYSIMRTTSLNGMLTSLATNYNRRNKNVRLYELGNIYLPKTLPLTELPEERMQFTLGMYGKGDFFHMKGVVEEFFEKAGLHKKEIYRPDSGKPYLHPGRQANIVYDGVVVGYLGEVHPDVADTYGIGERAYIAVIDMPEIVSRAGFDRKYEGIAKFPAVTRDISMVVPKEIMVGQIEEVIEQKGGSYLESYKLFDLYEGAQIKAGYKSIAYSIVFRAKDKTLEDADVTKAMGHILKELEGMGIELRK; encoded by the coding sequence ATGAATACATCATTATCATGGATAAAAGCGTATGTTCCGGATCTTGACGTTACCGCACAGGAGTATACAGATGCGATGACACTTTCCGGGACAAAGGTAGAAGGATATGAAATCATGGATGCGGACCTGGACAAAATTGTGATCGGGCAGATCGATAAGATTGAGAAGCATCCGGATGCAGACAAACTGATCATCTGTCAGGTGAATATCGGTACAGAAACCATCCAGATCGTAACCGGTGCGCCGAATGTAAAAGAAGGAGATAAGGTTCCGGTGGTACTGGCCGGCGGACGCGTGGCAGGAGGCCATGAACCGGGCAGCCGCGTAGCAGGAGGAATTAAGATCAAGAAAGGAAAGCTCCGCGGAGTGGAAAGTGATGGAATGATGTGCTCCATCGAAGAGCTTGGTTCCAGTAAGGATATGTATCCGAATGCTCCCGAGAGCGGAATTTATATTATGCCGGAAGATGCCGAAGTGGGAGCAGATGCAGTGAAAGCACTGGGCCTTGATGATGTGGTGTTTGAATATGAGATCACTTCAAACCGAGTAGACTGCTTCAGCGTAGTGGGCATTGCCCGGGAAGCGGCAGCTACCTTCCGCAAAGAGTTCCATCCGCCGGTTGTCACTCCTACCGGAAACAGCGAGGATGTGAATGACTATATTAAAGTGACGGTTAAGGATGAAGAGCTCTGCCCGAGATACTGTGCAAGAGTGGTGAAAAATATCAAGATCGGCCCTTCACCGGAATGGATGCAGAGAAGACTTGCATCTGTGGGAATCCGTCCTATCAATAATGTAGTTGATATCACAAACTATGTGATGGAGGAATACGGTCAGCCCATGCATGCTTATGATCTGGACACCATTGCAGGTCATGAGATTATTGTCAGAAGAGCAGAAAACGGAGAGAAATTTACAACTCTGGACGGCCAGGAAAGACAGCTGGATGATTCCATTTTGATGATCTGTGACGGAGAAAAATCTGTTGGTATTGCCGGAATCATGGGCGGCGAAAATTCCATGATCACAGATAATGTACAGACCATGCTTTTTGAGGCTGCATGTTTCGATGGGACAAATATCCGTAAATCAAGCAAAAAAGTAGGGCTTCGTACGGATGCTTCCGGAAAATTTGAAAAGGGTCTTGATCCCAATAATGCACAGGCAGCTATCGACCGCGCCTGCCAGCTGGTGGAAGAACTGGGAGCCGGAGAAGTAGTGGGCGGCATGGTTGACGTCTATGGAACGAAGAGAGAGCCGGTGAGAGTTCCTTTTGATGCCGACGCTATCAATGAACTGCTTGGGACAGATATCCCGAAAGAAGACATGCTTTCCTATTTCAAGATGATCGATCTGGAGTATGACGAGAATACAAACGAAGTGATCGCTCCTACGTTCCGTCAGGATCTTTTGAGACTTGCAGATCTTGCAGAAGAAGTTGCGAGATTTTACGGATATGACAATATCCCGACTACACTTCCAAAAGGAGAGGCTACAACAGGAAAACTGTCCTTCAAGCTTCGGATTGAAGAAGTAGCCCGCAATATTGCAGAGTTCTGCGGCTTCAGCCAGGCTATGACCTATTCCTTTGAAAGTCCGAAGGTATTTGACAAGCTGCTGCTTCCGGAGGATTCAGAGCTTAGAAAAGCAGTGGAGATCATGAATCCCCTTGGCGAGGACTACAGCATTATGCGGACAACATCCTTAAATGGAATGCTTACTTCACTTGCCACTAATTACAACCGCAGAAATAAGAATGTGCGTCTCTATGAGCTGGGAAATATTTATCTTCCTAAAACTCTGCCTCTTACAGAGCTTCCGGAGGAGAGAATGCAGTTTACACTTGGAATGTATGGAAAAGGCGATTTCTTCCATATGAAAGGTGTTGTGGAAGAATTTTTTGAAAAGGCCGGACTGCATAAGAAAGAGATCTATCGTCCGGATTCCGGGAAACCGTATCTGCATCCGGGACGCCAGGCAAATATTGTGTATGACGGAGTGGTCGTAGGATATCTCGGCGAGGTACATCCGGATGTAGCTGACACATACGGAATCGGAGAGAGAGCCTACATTGCAGTTATTGATATGCCGGAAATCGTATCCCGTGCAGGCTTTGACCGGAAATATGAAGGAATCGCAAAATTCCCGGCTGTTACACGAGACATCAGTATGGTTGTACCAAAAGAGATCATGGTAGGACAGATTGAGGAAGTGATCGAGCAAAAAGGCGGAAGCTATCTGGAAAGCTACAAGCTGTTTGACCTTTATGAGGGAGCACAGATCAAAGCAGGATATAAGTCAATTGCTTATTCTATCGTGTTCCGTGCAAAGGACAAGACGCTGGAGGATGCTGATGTGACAAAAGCAATGGGCCATATTCTGAAAGAGCTGGAGGGTATGGGCATTGAACTCCGGAAATAA
- a CDS encoding NAD(P)-dependent oxidoreductase, with translation MKLKKITAIEPVSLLDETKREVEKYFEEAVFYDTFPENEEEIIKRIGDSDAIFVSYRYPIGEAVLKECKNLKYIGMCCSLYSEASSNVDIRYAREQRICVKGVRDYGDQGVAEYVIGEVIHMLQGTGGHPPFLGVESEVSGIRAGILGMGASAQAVAAALSAFGADVSYYSRTRKRELEERHGYHYLELDELLASCNVICSCLSKNVVLLHEREMDIMGDNTILFNTALSPCFDAEAMKKWLQKENTWYFCDTLMGLGEEELLQYDHVSCLKKSSGMTSQAVARLNEKVLVNLKEFLEETGYDH, from the coding sequence ATGAAATTAAAGAAAATAACAGCAATTGAGCCGGTATCTCTCCTGGATGAAACGAAAAGAGAAGTAGAGAAATATTTTGAGGAGGCTGTCTTTTATGACACATTTCCCGAAAATGAGGAGGAGATCATAAAACGGATCGGTGATTCGGATGCAATCTTTGTGAGCTACCGGTACCCTATCGGAGAAGCAGTGCTGAAAGAGTGCAAAAATCTGAAATATATCGGTATGTGCTGCAGCCTTTATTCCGAGGCCAGTTCTAATGTAGATATCCGCTATGCGAGGGAGCAGAGAATCTGTGTGAAAGGAGTCCGTGATTACGGGGATCAGGGAGTAGCGGAATATGTGATCGGAGAAGTGATCCATATGCTTCAGGGAACAGGAGGACATCCGCCTTTTCTTGGCGTAGAATCGGAAGTTTCCGGGATCCGCGCAGGTATCCTGGGAATGGGGGCAAGCGCCCAGGCTGTTGCTGCCGCTCTGTCAGCTTTTGGCGCTGACGTCAGCTATTACAGCAGGACAAGGAAAAGAGAGCTGGAAGAGAGGCACGGATACCATTATCTGGAACTGGATGAGCTTCTTGCTTCCTGCAATGTGATCTGCAGCTGCCTTAGCAAAAATGTGGTCCTTCTCCATGAAAGAGAAATGGATATTATGGGAGACAATACCATTCTTTTCAATACTGCCTTAAGCCCCTGTTTTGATGCAGAAGCCATGAAGAAGTGGCTGCAAAAAGAAAATACCTGGTATTTTTGCGATACACTGATGGGACTTGGGGAGGAGGAATTGCTGCAGTATGATCATGTTTCCTGTCTGAAAAAATCTTCGGGCATGACAAGTCAGGCTGTTGCAAGGCTGAATGAAAAAGTGCTTGTGAATCTGAAAGAGTTTTTGGAGGAAACCGGCTATGACCATTAA
- a CDS encoding LacI family DNA-binding transcriptional regulator, which produces MTIKEIARLAGVSSAAVSRYLNGGYVSEEKKEKIREIIEKTGYRPSIQARNLRTRQTRLVGVVVPKISSETISRVTDGIGKILQEKGYQMLLATTDNNPEKELEYMELFENYPVDGVILIATILTRKHRKHIRETKIPIVVIGQHLEGENCVYHDDYGAAKEMGIYVGKSGKQKIAYIGVTREDKAVGTGREDGFLSGLAKCGMKMKDGLRKEAKFTMESGYEKAFELLRDNSDIDIISCATDTIAAGALEAIQKDFPERKGSIQITGFGDNQFLKAVTGGIPTVHFGYKTSGVKGAELLIDIIENGQDISVQMKLGYEIKNLQSEKKRE; this is translated from the coding sequence ATGACCATTAAGGAAATTGCCCGTCTTGCCGGGGTATCAAGCGCAGCAGTGTCAAGATATCTCAATGGAGGATATGTCAGCGAGGAAAAGAAGGAAAAGATCCGTGAGATTATTGAAAAGACCGGATATAGGCCTTCTATCCAGGCAAGGAACCTTCGTACCAGACAGACGAGGCTTGTGGGAGTGGTGGTTCCGAAAATCAGTTCTGAAACCATCAGCAGAGTGACAGACGGCATTGGAAAGATACTGCAGGAAAAGGGATACCAGATGCTTCTTGCCACAACAGACAATAATCCGGAGAAAGAGCTGGAATATATGGAGCTGTTTGAAAATTATCCGGTAGACGGAGTGATCCTGATTGCGACTATCCTGACAAGAAAGCACAGAAAGCATATCCGTGAGACAAAAATACCTATTGTCGTTATCGGGCAGCACTTGGAAGGCGAGAACTGTGTCTATCACGACGATTACGGCGCAGCGAAAGAAATGGGAATATATGTAGGAAAGTCCGGCAAGCAGAAGATCGCATATATTGGCGTAACAAGGGAGGACAAAGCGGTCGGAACAGGAAGAGAGGACGGTTTCCTATCCGGTCTTGCCAAATGTGGAATGAAAATGAAGGACGGACTTCGGAAGGAAGCAAAGTTTACCATGGAGTCCGGCTATGAAAAGGCTTTCGAACTGCTTCGGGATAATAGTGATATCGATATCATATCGTGTGCTACGGATACCATAGCAGCCGGAGCGTTGGAAGCGATTCAGAAAGATTTTCCGGAAAGAAAAGGGAGTATACAGATTACAGGATTCGGTGATAACCAGTTTCTGAAAGCAGTAACAGGGGGAATCCCCACTGTCCATTTCGGATATAAGACAAGCGGGGTTAAAGGTGCGGAGCTTCTTATTGACAT
- the queA gene encoding tRNA preQ1(34) S-adenosylmethionine ribosyltransferase-isomerase QueA: MKRQDFSFELPQELIAQDPLKDRSSSRLLVLDKETGEVSHHVFRDIIDYLNPGDCLVINDTKVIPARLIGSKVGTDAKIEILLLKRKSDQVWETLVKPGKKAKPGAKISFGEGLLVGEVIDIVEEGNRLVKFSYEGIFEEILDQLGQMPLPPYITHQLEDKNRYQTVYAKNSGSAAAPTAGLHFTPELLEQIKEKGVDVASVTLHVGLGTFRPVKAENILDHHMHSEFYRIEEEEAAKINRAKEKGGRIICVGTTSCRTVESAADENGRVKAGSGWTDIFIYPGYWFKILDCLITNFHLPESTLLMLVSALAGREHILAAYEEAVKEKYRFFSFGDAMFIQ; the protein is encoded by the coding sequence ATGAAACGACAGGATTTCAGCTTTGAGCTTCCACAGGAGCTGATCGCCCAGGATCCCTTAAAGGACCGGTCCTCGTCCCGGCTTCTTGTCCTTGACAAGGAGACGGGGGAAGTGTCCCACCATGTATTCCGGGACATTATAGATTATCTGAATCCGGGAGACTGTCTGGTGATCAATGACACAAAAGTCATTCCCGCCCGCCTGATCGGATCCAAGGTAGGAACAGATGCAAAAATAGAGATCCTGCTGCTGAAACGGAAATCGGATCAGGTGTGGGAGACGCTGGTGAAGCCTGGGAAAAAGGCAAAGCCGGGAGCTAAGATCAGTTTTGGAGAAGGACTTCTTGTAGGGGAGGTCATTGATATTGTGGAAGAGGGGAACCGTCTGGTGAAATTCAGTTATGAAGGAATTTTTGAAGAAATTCTGGATCAGCTGGGCCAGATGCCTCTGCCGCCTTATATTACGCATCAGCTGGAAGATAAAAACCGTTATCAGACTGTATATGCAAAGAACAGCGGGTCAGCAGCAGCGCCTACAGCGGGGCTTCATTTCACCCCCGAACTTCTGGAACAGATCAAGGAGAAGGGGGTGGATGTTGCCAGCGTCACTCTCCATGTGGGGCTTGGCACTTTCCGCCCGGTAAAAGCGGAAAATATTCTGGATCATCACATGCATTCCGAATTTTATCGAATTGAAGAAGAAGAGGCTGCGAAGATCAACCGGGCAAAAGAAAAGGGAGGAAGGATCATCTGCGTGGGAACGACAAGCTGTAGAACAGTAGAGTCGGCGGCAGATGAAAATGGAAGAGTGAAGGCAGGAAGCGGATGGACGGATATTTTCATCTATCCGGGATACTGGTTTAAAATACTGGACTGCCTGATCACAAATTTCCATCTGCCGGAATCTACTCTGCTGATGCTGGTGTCAGCGTTAGCCGGGCGGGAACATATTTTGGCGGCATATGAAGAGGCTGTGAAGGAAAAATACAGATTCTTTTCCTTCGGGGATGCTATGTTCATTCAATAG
- the pheS gene encoding phenylalanine--tRNA ligase subunit alpha produces the protein MKEKLQSIKEEAIRQIEASDMPEKLNEVRVRFLGKKGELTAVLKSMKDVAPEERPKVGQLVNETRASIEELLEETKQKMERKIREEKLSQEVIDVTLPAKKNMVGHRHPNTTVLEEVERIFIGMGYEVVEGPEVEYDLYNFEKLNIPADHPAKDEQDTFYINKDIVLRTQTSPVQARVMEEGKLPIRMIAPGRVFRSDEVDATHSPSFHQIEGLVVDKNISFADLKGTLEVFAKELFGPETKTKFRPHHFPFTEPSAEVDVTCFKCGGKGCRFCKGSGWIEILGCGMVHPHVLEMCGIDPEEYTGFAFGVGLERITLLKYEIDDMRLLYENDIRFLKQF, from the coding sequence ATGAAAGAGAAATTACAAAGCATCAAAGAAGAAGCCATTCGTCAGATTGAAGCTTCCGACATGCCGGAAAAGCTCAATGAGGTGCGTGTACGTTTCCTTGGAAAAAAAGGAGAGTTGACGGCAGTTCTTAAGAGTATGAAGGATGTTGCTCCGGAAGAAAGACCAAAAGTAGGACAGCTTGTAAATGAGACAAGAGCTTCTATTGAAGAACTCTTGGAAGAAACCAAGCAGAAAATGGAAAGAAAGATCCGGGAAGAAAAGTTGAGCCAGGAGGTGATTGACGTCACACTTCCGGCTAAGAAAAATATGGTGGGACACCGTCATCCAAATACAACGGTCCTGGAAGAAGTAGAACGTATTTTCATCGGAATGGGATATGAAGTTGTAGAAGGACCGGAAGTAGAGTATGACCTGTACAATTTCGAGAAACTGAACATTCCGGCAGACCATCCGGCAAAAGACGAGCAGGATACATTCTATATAAATAAGGACATTGTCCTTCGTACCCAGACGTCTCCGGTTCAGGCGCGCGTTATGGAAGAAGGCAAGCTGCCGATCCGTATGATCGCTCCCGGAAGAGTATTCCGTTCTGATGAGGTGGATGCAACACATTCTCCGTCCTTCCACCAGATTGAAGGTCTCGTAGTAGACAAAAACATTTCTTTTGCTGATCTCAAGGGAACGTTGGAGGTGTTTGCCAAGGAATTGTTCGGACCTGAGACAAAAACAAAATTCAGACCTCATCACTTCCCGTTCACAGAACCCAGCGCTGAGGTAGACGTTACCTGCTTTAAATGCGGCGGAAAAGGCTGCCGTTTCTGTAAAGGATCCGGCTGGATCGAGATTTTAGGATGCGGTATGGTACATCCTCATGTACTGGAAATGTGCGGCATTGACCCGGAAGAATACACAGGATTCGCATTCGGAGTAGGACTGGAGCGAATCACGCTTCTGAAGTACGAGATCGACGATATGAGGCTGCTGTATGAGAATGATATCCGGTTTTTGAAACAGTTTTAG
- the ppdK gene encoding pyruvate, phosphate dikinase has product MATKWVYMFTEGNATMRNLLGGKGANLAEMTGLGLPVPQGFTVTTEACTQYYEDGRKINDEIMGQIMDAMAKLEEITGKKFGDKQNPLLVSVRSGARASMPGMMDTILNLGLNEEVVETLAEASGNPRWAWDCYRRFIQMYSDVVMEVGKKYFEELIDKMKEEKGVTQDVELTAEDLKTLAGQFKAEYKEKIGSDFPADAKEQLMGAVKAVFRSWDNPRANVYRRDNDIPYSWGTAVNVQMMAFGNMGDDCGTGVAFTRDPATGENGLFGEFLTNAQGEDVVAGVRTPMHISEMEEKFPEAFAQFKEVCKTLETHYRDMQDMEFTVEHGKLYMLQTRNGKRTAKAALKIACDLVDEGMRSEEEAVAMIDPRNLDSLLHPQFDAAALKAATPMAKALGASPGAACGKIVFTADDAVEWAARGEKVVLVRLETSPEDITGMKSAQGILTVRGGMTSHAAVVARGMGTCCVSGCGDIVMDEANKKFTLAGKEFHEGDAISLDGSTGNIYDGIIPTVDATIAGEFGRIMGWADKYRTMKVRTNADTPADAKKARELGAEGIGLCRTEHMFFEGNRIDAFREMICAETVEEREAALEKILPEQQGDFEKLYEALEGNPVTIRFLDPPLHEFVPTEEEDIKKLADAQGKTVEQIKAVIDSLHEFNPMMGHRGCRLAVTYPEIAKMQTKAVIRAAINVQKAHPEWKVQPEIMIPLVGDIKELKYVKKFVVETADAEIAAAGSDLKYEVGTMIEIPRAALTADEIAKEADFFCFGTNDLTQMTYGFSRDDAGKFLDAYYDAKIFENDPFAKLDQDGVGKLMKMAIDLGKPVNEKLHVGICGEHGGDPSSVEFCHSLGLDYVSCSPFRVPIARLAAAQAAIAQK; this is encoded by the coding sequence ATGGCAACAAAATGGGTTTATATGTTCACAGAAGGTAACGCAACTATGAGAAACCTTCTGGGTGGCAAAGGTGCAAACCTGGCAGAGATGACAGGCCTTGGACTGCCGGTACCACAGGGATTTACGGTTACGACAGAGGCTTGTACTCAGTACTATGAAGATGGCAGAAAGATCAATGATGAAATCATGGGACAGATCATGGACGCCATGGCTAAACTGGAAGAGATCACAGGAAAGAAATTCGGGGACAAGCAGAATCCGCTTCTCGTTTCCGTGCGTTCCGGTGCAAGAGCTTCCATGCCAGGTATGATGGATACAATCCTGAACCTTGGTCTTAATGAGGAAGTTGTTGAGACTCTGGCAGAAGCTTCCGGCAATCCACGCTGGGCTTGGGACTGCTACAGAAGATTCATCCAGATGTATTCTGACGTCGTAATGGAAGTTGGAAAGAAATATTTTGAAGAGCTCATCGATAAGATGAAAGAAGAAAAAGGCGTAACTCAGGACGTAGAGCTGACAGCAGAGGATCTGAAGACTCTTGCAGGACAGTTCAAAGCTGAGTACAAAGAGAAGATCGGTTCAGATTTCCCGGCAGATGCAAAAGAGCAGCTGATGGGTGCTGTAAAAGCCGTGTTCCGTTCCTGGGACAACCCGAGAGCAAACGTATACCGTCGTGACAACGACATTCCGTACTCATGGGGAACAGCTGTCAACGTACAGATGATGGCATTCGGTAACATGGGTGATGACTGTGGTACAGGTGTTGCATTTACACGTGACCCTGCTACAGGAGAGAACGGACTCTTCGGTGAGTTCCTTACAAATGCACAGGGAGAGGACGTTGTTGCTGGTGTTCGTACTCCTATGCACATTTCCGAAATGGAAGAGAAATTCCCGGAAGCTTTCGCACAGTTCAAAGAAGTGTGCAAGACTCTGGAAACACACTACAGAGATATGCAGGATATGGAGTTTACTGTAGAGCATGGTAAACTGTATATGCTTCAGACACGTAACGGAAAGAGAACAGCAAAAGCTGCTCTGAAGATCGCTTGTGACCTTGTTGATGAGGGAATGAGATCAGAAGAAGAAGCAGTTGCTATGATCGATCCGAGAAACCTTGACTCTCTGCTTCATCCGCAGTTCGACGCTGCTGCTCTTAAGGCAGCTACACCGATGGCAAAAGCACTTGGAGCATCTCCGGGAGCTGCATGCGGTAAGATCGTATTTACAGCAGATGACGCTGTAGAATGGGCTGCAAGAGGAGAGAAAGTTGTACTTGTACGTCTTGAGACATCACCGGAAGATATCACAGGTATGAAATCTGCACAGGGTATCCTGACAGTTCGTGGTGGTATGACATCTCACGCTGCCGTTGTTGCACGTGGAATGGGTACATGCTGTGTATCCGGATGCGGTGACATCGTAATGGATGAGGCAAACAAGAAATTTACACTTGCAGGAAAAGAGTTCCACGAGGGAGATGCAATCTCACTTGACGGATCCACAGGTAATATCTATGACGGAATCATCCCGACAGTAGATGCAACAATCGCTGGAGAGTTCGGAAGAATCATGGGATGGGCTGACAAATACAGAACAATGAAGGTTCGTACAAATGCAGATACACCTGCAGACGCTAAGAAAGCACGCGAACTTGGAGCAGAAGGTATCGGACTTTGCCGTACAGAGCATATGTTCTTCGAAGGTAACAGAATCGATGCATTCCGTGAAATGATCTGCGCTGAGACAGTAGAAGAAAGAGAAGCTGCACTGGAGAAGATCCTTCCGGAACAGCAGGGAGACTTCGAGAAACTGTATGAGGCTCTGGAAGGAAACCCGGTAACGATCCGTTTCCTTGACCCACCGCTTCATGAGTTCGTTCCGACAGAGGAAGAAGACATCAAAAAACTGGCTGATGCACAGGGCAAGACAGTTGAGCAGATCAAAGCTGTTATCGACAGCCTGCATGAGTTCAACCCAATGATGGGACATCGTGGATGCCGTCTGGCAGTGACATATCCGGAAATCGCAAAGATGCAGACAAAAGCTGTTATCCGTGCAGCTATCAATGTACAGAAAGCTCATCCGGAATGGAAAGTACAGCCGGAGATCATGATCCCGCTTGTTGGAGATATCAAAGAGCTGAAATATGTGAAGAAATTCGTTGTTGAGACAGCAGATGCTGAAATCGCAGCAGCAGGAAGCGATCTGAAGTACGAAGTTGGTACAATGATCGAGATCCCAAGAGCTGCTCTGACAGCTGATGAGATTGCAAAAGAAGCTGACTTCTTCTGCTTCGGTACAAACGACCTGACACAGATGACATACGGCTTCTCACGTGATGACGCTGGAAAATTCCTGGATGCTTACTATGACGCTAAGATCTTCGAGAACGATCCATTTGCAAAACTGGATCAGGATGGCGTTGGCAAGCTGATGAAGATGGCAATCGACTTAGGAAAGCCAGTTAACGAAAAACTGCACGTAGGTATCTGTGGAGAGCACGGTGGAGATCCAAGCTCTGTAGAGTTCTGCCATAGCCTTGGACTTGACTATGTATCCTGCTCACCGTTCCGTGTACCGATCGCACGTCTGGCAGCAGCACAGGCAGCAATCGCACAGAAATAG